A section of the Larus michahellis chromosome 1, bLarMic1.1, whole genome shotgun sequence genome encodes:
- the RASSF9 gene encoding ras association domain-containing protein 9 isoform X3 yields MASNEREIVVWVCQEEKIVCGLTKRTTCAEVIQALLEEHQATFGEKKVLFGKPSDYCIVEKWRGSERVLPPLTKILRLWKAWGEEQSNLHFVLVKSDAFLSFPLWKTAEAKVVQNVEKQWELSPANYMKMLPIDKQKKIVRKTFRKLAKLKQDSVQQERDNMETLIHLIISQDHTIHQQVLRMKELDMEIEKCEAKFHLDRVANDGENYVQDSYLMINPSEAEQQGSRPDDQKEMHDYLSKSEGILQVEERLKHHKQLIEKLCAEIEREVHGICTEKSGDDVRTEGAADAELENSNLESVKYELEKSMKDGLRINSYLSCIQKELTYRDSLLQKKEKEYELLTEEFNLLHVKDNIETRLPSNEEPSKGSGISSNSIAVPDFVHRVTNLDINDTDSDTGISSTHSQDSEITSGDTVLLST; encoded by the coding sequence ATGGCTTCAAATGAAAGAGAGATTGTGGTTTGGGTTTGCCAGGAAGAGAAGATTGTATGTGGCCTGACAAAGCGCACAACTTGTGCAGAAGTGATTCAAGCACTGCTTGAGGAGCATCAGGCAACATTTGGAGAGAAAAAGGTCCTTTTTGGGAAACCTAGTGATTACTGCATTGTAGAAAAATGGAGAGGCTCGGAGCGAGTACTTCCTCCCTTGACAAAGATTCTGAGACTTTGGAAGGCCTGGGGGGAAGAGCAGTCTAATTTGCACTTTGTGTTGGTAAAATCAGATGCTTTCCTCTCGTTTCCATTGTGGAAGACAGCTGAAGCTAAGGTAGTACAAAATGTAGAAAAACAGTGGGAGCTCAGTCCAGCAAATTACATGAAGATGTTGCCAAtagacaaacaaaagaaaattgtcaGGAAGACTTTCCGGAAACTGGCCAAGCTTAAACAGGACAGTGTTCAGCAAGAGAGAGATAATATGGAGACACTGATTCATCTGATCATTTCTCAAGATCATACCATTCATCAACAAGTCCTTAGAATGAAGGAACTAGATATGGAAATTGAAAAATGTGAAGCGAAATTCCATCTAGATCGTGTGGCTAATGATGGAGAAAATTATGTGCAGGACTCCTATTTAATGATCAATCCAAGTGAGGCTGAACAGCAAGGGAGTAGGCCAGATGATCAAAAGGAGATGCATGATTATTTGAGCAAAAGTGAGGGAATTTTACAGGTTGAAGAAAGACTGAAACATCACAAACAATTAATAGAGAAGCTGTGTGCTGAAATTGAAAGAGAGGTACATGGTATATGCACAGAAAAAAGTGGAGACGATGTTCGCACAGAAGGTGCTGCTGATGCTGAACTGGAAAACTCAAATTTGGAAAGTGTAAAATATGAGCTGGAAAAAAGTATGAAAGATGGTCTGAGAATCAACTCATACCTGAGCTGCATTCAGAAAGAACTTACATACAGGGACTCATTgcttcaaaagaaggaaaaagaatacgAACTTCTTACAGAGGAATTTAATTTACTACATGTTAAAGACAACATTGAAACTAGGCTTCCATCAAATGAAGAGCCATCCAAGGGCAGTGGCATCTCCAGTAACAGCATTGCTGTTCCTGACTTTGTTCATAGAGTGACTAATCTGGACATAAATGATACAGACTCTGACACTGGAATCAGCTCTACACACAGTCAGGACTCTGAAATAACTTCAGGGGACACGGTACTGTTGTCAACATAG
- the RASSF9 gene encoding ras association domain-containing protein 9 isoform X1 yields the protein MGWISFILFFFFFFGCGGGMCCSGPVSLPAAVTSGLTCEWEPGRRERVGVCGGKGRVSPSLLPLDHSLPSSLWLLWIAGQFVHGGSPNKDMASNEREIVVWVCQEEKIVCGLTKRTTCAEVIQALLEEHQATFGEKKVLFGKPSDYCIVEKWRGSERVLPPLTKILRLWKAWGEEQSNLHFVLVKSDAFLSFPLWKTAEAKVVQNVEKQWELSPANYMKMLPIDKQKKIVRKTFRKLAKLKQDSVQQERDNMETLIHLIISQDHTIHQQVLRMKELDMEIEKCEAKFHLDRVANDGENYVQDSYLMINPSEAEQQGSRPDDQKEMHDYLSKSEGILQVEERLKHHKQLIEKLCAEIEREVHGICTEKSGDDVRTEGAADAELENSNLESVKYELEKSMKDGLRINSYLSCIQKELTYRDSLLQKKEKEYELLTEEFNLLHVKDNIETRLPSNEEPSKGSGISSNSIAVPDFVHRVTNLDINDTDSDTGISSTHSQDSEITSGDTVLLST from the exons ATGGGATGGatttcttttatacttttttttttttttttttttggttgtgggggAGGGATGTGTTGTTCCGGACCCGTGTCGCTCCCGGCAGCCGTGACTTCGGGGCTCACCTGCGAGTGGGAGCCGGGCCGGAGGGAGCGGGTCGGCGTGTGCGGAGGGAAGGGGCGCgtctccccctcccttctccctctggaCCATTCTCTCCCCTCTTCGCTCTGGCTCCTTTGGATTGCTGGGCAATTTGTTCACGGAGG GTCTCCCAACAAGGACATGGCTTCAAATGAAAGAGAGATTGTGGTTTGGGTTTGCCAGGAAGAGAAGATTGTATGTGGCCTGACAAAGCGCACAACTTGTGCAGAAGTGATTCAAGCACTGCTTGAGGAGCATCAGGCAACATTTGGAGAGAAAAAGGTCCTTTTTGGGAAACCTAGTGATTACTGCATTGTAGAAAAATGGAGAGGCTCGGAGCGAGTACTTCCTCCCTTGACAAAGATTCTGAGACTTTGGAAGGCCTGGGGGGAAGAGCAGTCTAATTTGCACTTTGTGTTGGTAAAATCAGATGCTTTCCTCTCGTTTCCATTGTGGAAGACAGCTGAAGCTAAGGTAGTACAAAATGTAGAAAAACAGTGGGAGCTCAGTCCAGCAAATTACATGAAGATGTTGCCAAtagacaaacaaaagaaaattgtcaGGAAGACTTTCCGGAAACTGGCCAAGCTTAAACAGGACAGTGTTCAGCAAGAGAGAGATAATATGGAGACACTGATTCATCTGATCATTTCTCAAGATCATACCATTCATCAACAAGTCCTTAGAATGAAGGAACTAGATATGGAAATTGAAAAATGTGAAGCGAAATTCCATCTAGATCGTGTGGCTAATGATGGAGAAAATTATGTGCAGGACTCCTATTTAATGATCAATCCAAGTGAGGCTGAACAGCAAGGGAGTAGGCCAGATGATCAAAAGGAGATGCATGATTATTTGAGCAAAAGTGAGGGAATTTTACAGGTTGAAGAAAGACTGAAACATCACAAACAATTAATAGAGAAGCTGTGTGCTGAAATTGAAAGAGAGGTACATGGTATATGCACAGAAAAAAGTGGAGACGATGTTCGCACAGAAGGTGCTGCTGATGCTGAACTGGAAAACTCAAATTTGGAAAGTGTAAAATATGAGCTGGAAAAAAGTATGAAAGATGGTCTGAGAATCAACTCATACCTGAGCTGCATTCAGAAAGAACTTACATACAGGGACTCATTgcttcaaaagaaggaaaaagaatacgAACTTCTTACAGAGGAATTTAATTTACTACATGTTAAAGACAACATTGAAACTAGGCTTCCATCAAATGAAGAGCCATCCAAGGGCAGTGGCATCTCCAGTAACAGCATTGCTGTTCCTGACTTTGTTCATAGAGTGACTAATCTGGACATAAATGATACAGACTCTGACACTGGAATCAGCTCTACACACAGTCAGGACTCTGAAATAACTTCAGGGGACACGGTACTGTTGTCAACATAG
- the RASSF9 gene encoding ras association domain-containing protein 9 isoform X2: protein MAPFGRNLLKTRHKNRSPNKDMASNEREIVVWVCQEEKIVCGLTKRTTCAEVIQALLEEHQATFGEKKVLFGKPSDYCIVEKWRGSERVLPPLTKILRLWKAWGEEQSNLHFVLVKSDAFLSFPLWKTAEAKVVQNVEKQWELSPANYMKMLPIDKQKKIVRKTFRKLAKLKQDSVQQERDNMETLIHLIISQDHTIHQQVLRMKELDMEIEKCEAKFHLDRVANDGENYVQDSYLMINPSEAEQQGSRPDDQKEMHDYLSKSEGILQVEERLKHHKQLIEKLCAEIEREVHGICTEKSGDDVRTEGAADAELENSNLESVKYELEKSMKDGLRINSYLSCIQKELTYRDSLLQKKEKEYELLTEEFNLLHVKDNIETRLPSNEEPSKGSGISSNSIAVPDFVHRVTNLDINDTDSDTGISSTHSQDSEITSGDTVLLST from the exons ATGGCTCCCTTTGGAAGGAATTTATTAAAAACCCGGCATAAAAACAG GTCTCCCAACAAGGACATGGCTTCAAATGAAAGAGAGATTGTGGTTTGGGTTTGCCAGGAAGAGAAGATTGTATGTGGCCTGACAAAGCGCACAACTTGTGCAGAAGTGATTCAAGCACTGCTTGAGGAGCATCAGGCAACATTTGGAGAGAAAAAGGTCCTTTTTGGGAAACCTAGTGATTACTGCATTGTAGAAAAATGGAGAGGCTCGGAGCGAGTACTTCCTCCCTTGACAAAGATTCTGAGACTTTGGAAGGCCTGGGGGGAAGAGCAGTCTAATTTGCACTTTGTGTTGGTAAAATCAGATGCTTTCCTCTCGTTTCCATTGTGGAAGACAGCTGAAGCTAAGGTAGTACAAAATGTAGAAAAACAGTGGGAGCTCAGTCCAGCAAATTACATGAAGATGTTGCCAAtagacaaacaaaagaaaattgtcaGGAAGACTTTCCGGAAACTGGCCAAGCTTAAACAGGACAGTGTTCAGCAAGAGAGAGATAATATGGAGACACTGATTCATCTGATCATTTCTCAAGATCATACCATTCATCAACAAGTCCTTAGAATGAAGGAACTAGATATGGAAATTGAAAAATGTGAAGCGAAATTCCATCTAGATCGTGTGGCTAATGATGGAGAAAATTATGTGCAGGACTCCTATTTAATGATCAATCCAAGTGAGGCTGAACAGCAAGGGAGTAGGCCAGATGATCAAAAGGAGATGCATGATTATTTGAGCAAAAGTGAGGGAATTTTACAGGTTGAAGAAAGACTGAAACATCACAAACAATTAATAGAGAAGCTGTGTGCTGAAATTGAAAGAGAGGTACATGGTATATGCACAGAAAAAAGTGGAGACGATGTTCGCACAGAAGGTGCTGCTGATGCTGAACTGGAAAACTCAAATTTGGAAAGTGTAAAATATGAGCTGGAAAAAAGTATGAAAGATGGTCTGAGAATCAACTCATACCTGAGCTGCATTCAGAAAGAACTTACATACAGGGACTCATTgcttcaaaagaaggaaaaagaatacgAACTTCTTACAGAGGAATTTAATTTACTACATGTTAAAGACAACATTGAAACTAGGCTTCCATCAAATGAAGAGCCATCCAAGGGCAGTGGCATCTCCAGTAACAGCATTGCTGTTCCTGACTTTGTTCATAGAGTGACTAATCTGGACATAAATGATACAGACTCTGACACTGGAATCAGCTCTACACACAGTCAGGACTCTGAAATAACTTCAGGGGACACGGTACTGTTGTCAACATAG